The following are encoded in a window of Polynucleobacter sp. AP-Kolm-20A-A1 genomic DNA:
- a CDS encoding penicillin-binding protein 2 produces MRTVRFSTTPNLVLRLPMWRSRLMLFLLFFVFMMLLLRAFWIQGPGNAFYEAKGIRGTQRELELPASRGKILDRNGQVIATSLEAKSVIAYNDTVPDDLAADKVQKLASLLQISESELRKKLREERKQIFLKRQVEPEVAQQIKQLEIPGIGLNNEYRRFYPEGEAMAHVVGFTNVEDRGQEGMELSREKELAGRPGQRRVVVDRLGRVVEEMAILQLPQNGKDLNLSIDSKIQFLAYNAVKDAVEKHHAKAGGAVVLDTQTGEILALANYPSYNPNNRKYLTGEQLRNRVLTDTFEPGSTMKPLTIAIALEKGAVKPDTNMVIGAKYLVGPKPITDTHPYGNLTVAQVIQKSSNIGTAKIAMNSLSAEEMWDFYTAVGLGQAPKIGFPGAVAGTVHPFKKWMPTDQARIAFGYGISASLFQVARAYTVFARDGELVPLTIERSPDFKPGTKVLSPKTAIEMRAMLETVTEPGGTAIKAQAEGFRVGGKTGTAHKLVGKGYGNKYRAYFAGLAPISAPRIVVAVMIDEPTGGSHYGGDVAAPVFSTIVSETLNTLNVLPDSKAKQMVLQDKSPEEIRTANVQPQQVVLKR; encoded by the coding sequence ATGAGAACGGTGAGATTTTCTACAACGCCGAACTTAGTGTTGCGTCTGCCAATGTGGCGGTCACGCTTAATGCTGTTCCTTTTGTTCTTTGTGTTCATGATGTTGCTACTGCGTGCCTTTTGGATTCAAGGTCCAGGAAATGCATTTTATGAAGCTAAGGGTATCCGCGGTACACAGCGTGAGTTAGAGCTGCCTGCAAGTCGTGGAAAAATTTTGGACCGTAATGGCCAAGTAATTGCTACGAGCTTGGAAGCAAAATCTGTTATTGCGTATAACGATACAGTGCCGGATGATTTGGCTGCTGACAAAGTGCAGAAGCTTGCTAGTTTGTTGCAGATTAGCGAGTCAGAGCTACGCAAAAAATTACGAGAAGAGCGTAAGCAGATTTTCTTAAAGCGTCAGGTTGAGCCAGAAGTCGCCCAACAAATTAAGCAATTAGAAATTCCAGGCATTGGCTTGAATAATGAATACCGTCGCTTTTATCCTGAGGGCGAGGCAATGGCTCACGTGGTGGGCTTTACCAACGTGGAAGATCGTGGGCAAGAGGGTATGGAGCTCTCTAGAGAAAAAGAGTTGGCTGGTCGCCCAGGGCAAAGACGCGTTGTAGTGGATCGTCTTGGCAGAGTTGTGGAAGAGATGGCAATTTTGCAGTTGCCGCAGAATGGTAAAGATTTAAATCTTTCCATCGACAGCAAAATTCAGTTCTTGGCTTACAACGCTGTGAAGGATGCTGTAGAGAAGCATCATGCTAAAGCTGGCGGCGCAGTTGTTTTGGATACGCAAACCGGTGAGATTTTGGCACTTGCAAATTATCCTAGCTACAACCCAAATAACCGTAAGTATTTGACTGGTGAACAGCTTCGCAATCGCGTACTGACAGATACCTTTGAGCCTGGCTCAACCATGAAGCCTCTAACTATTGCAATCGCATTAGAAAAAGGCGCAGTTAAGCCTGACACCAATATGGTGATCGGCGCAAAGTATTTAGTGGGACCTAAGCCGATTACCGATACACATCCTTATGGAAATTTAACTGTTGCTCAGGTTATTCAAAAATCTAGCAATATCGGTACCGCAAAGATCGCAATGAATAGCCTCTCCGCAGAAGAGATGTGGGATTTTTATACTGCGGTGGGTTTGGGTCAGGCGCCAAAAATTGGCTTCCCTGGCGCGGTTGCTGGAACCGTTCATCCATTTAAGAAGTGGATGCCTACTGACCAAGCGCGTATTGCCTTTGGTTATGGAATTTCTGCATCTTTGTTCCAGGTCGCACGTGCTTACACAGTATTTGCACGTGATGGCGAGTTAGTACCACTAACGATTGAGCGTAGTCCCGATTTCAAGCCGGGCACTAAGGTGCTATCACCAAAGACTGCCATTGAGATGCGTGCAATGTTGGAGACAGTTACTGAGCCTGGTGGAACTGCAATCAAGGCGCAAGCAGAAGGCTTCCGTGTGGGTGGCAAGACAGGAACGGCACATAAATTAGTTGGTAAGGGATATGGCAATAAATACCGCGCTTACTTTGCTGGTTTAGCGCCTATTAGTGCGCCTCGTATTGTGGTTGCAGTAATGATTGATGAGCCAACTGGTGGAAGTCACTACGGCGGCGATGTTGCTGCGCCGGTGTTTTCAACTATTGTGAGTGAAACCTTAAATACTTTAAATGTTTTGCCTGACAGTAAGGCAAAACAAATGGTTCTCCAGGATAAGAGTCCTGAAGAAATTCGTACGGCAAATGTACAGCCTCAGCAAGTGGTCTTAAAGAGATGA
- the mraY gene encoding phospho-N-acetylmuramoyl-pentapeptide-transferase, with amino-acid sequence MLLMLAQWLQDDFGFFRVFNYITFRAVMATVTALLIGLAAGPWVIRKLAALKMGQAVRTDGPQTHLVKSGTPTMGGVLILIGIFISCMLWADLSNRFIWIVMIVTFGFGLVGWVDDYRKVVYKDPKGMASREKFFWQTLIGLFAAIYLAFSVSEVNNLKVLQLFYEWLKSGFALDLPAKTNLLLPFMKEVSYPLGVMGFIILSYLVIVGSSNAVNLTDGLDGLVIMPVILVGAALGAFAYVMGNAIYAKYLLFPYIPGAGELMIFCGAMGGAGLAFLWYNTHPAQVFMGDVGALALGGALGTIAVIVRQEIVLFVMGGIFVAETVSVMLQVFWFKVTKKHFGEGRRIFRMAPLHHHFELGGWKETQVVVRFWIITILLVLIGLSSLKLR; translated from the coding sequence ATGCTCTTGATGTTGGCGCAATGGCTGCAGGATGATTTCGGATTTTTCCGGGTATTTAACTACATCACTTTTAGAGCGGTGATGGCAACAGTGACTGCGCTATTAATTGGTTTGGCTGCGGGCCCATGGGTTATTCGCAAATTGGCTGCATTAAAGATGGGCCAAGCAGTGCGAACTGATGGACCGCAAACTCACTTAGTGAAATCTGGCACCCCAACAATGGGTGGCGTATTGATTTTGATCGGCATCTTTATCTCCTGCATGTTGTGGGCTGACCTCAGCAATAGATTTATTTGGATTGTGATGATCGTCACATTTGGATTTGGTTTGGTGGGTTGGGTGGATGACTACCGTAAGGTTGTTTACAAAGACCCTAAAGGCATGGCATCAAGAGAAAAATTCTTTTGGCAAACCTTGATTGGTTTGTTTGCGGCAATTTATCTGGCCTTCTCTGTTTCCGAGGTGAATAACCTCAAGGTATTACAGCTTTTCTATGAATGGTTGAAGAGTGGTTTTGCATTGGATCTTCCAGCAAAAACCAATCTACTTTTGCCTTTTATGAAAGAGGTTAGCTACCCATTGGGTGTGATGGGCTTCATTATTTTGAGTTACCTGGTAATTGTTGGCAGCAGTAATGCGGTTAATTTGACTGATGGTCTAGATGGCTTGGTCATCATGCCGGTGATTTTGGTGGGCGCTGCATTGGGTGCATTTGCTTATGTCATGGGTAATGCTATTTACGCAAAGTATCTTTTGTTCCCGTATATTCCTGGCGCCGGTGAATTGATGATCTTCTGCGGCGCGATGGGTGGTGCGGGCCTGGCATTCCTTTGGTACAACACTCACCCAGCACAAGTATTTATGGGTGATGTCGGTGCGCTTGCATTAGGCGGCGCACTCGGAACCATTGCCGTTATTGTTCGCCAAGAAATAGTGCTCTTTGTTATGGGTGGAATTTTCGTTGCCGAAACAGTTTCAGTGATGTTGCAAGTTTTTTGGTTCAAGGTAACCAAAAAGCATTTTGGTGAAGGCCGCCGTATTTTCCGTATGGCGCCGCTGCACCATCACTTTGAATTAGGTGGCTGGAAAGAGACTCAGGTAGTTGTCCGTTTCTGGATCATCACTATTTTGTTGGTATTAATTGGTTTATCTAGTCTGAAATTACGGTGA
- the murF gene encoding UDP-N-acetylmuramoyl-tripeptide--D-alanyl-D-alanine ligase: MSVMTTLAQVHAMLPGSSLVNISADDAKELVLSRVGTDSRQIDSGELFIALTGDRFDAHDFLSDVAQAGAAAALISNVEKCPSSLPGVSVPNTRIALGELAKAWRLKHPIPLALVTGSNGKTTVKEMIASIFKAAVGEDKTLVTKGNLNNDIGLPLTILKLSASDRLAVVELGMNHPGETAQLAGIAQANIALINNAQREHQEFMATVAAVAEEHSDAIRALPKDGVAVFPAESEFANVWRTAAAGRKALDFILLSSQVNTKAAVTGQLLSNGHVQVQAEQGTVEIQLNTLGSHNVRNALAASAVALAAGISLEKIKQGLESFAPVNGRMQAKKIDPNHTLIDDSYNANPDSVRAAIDALKQSGNPSWLVLGDMGEVGNQGPEFHREVGAYAAEQGISKLFALGEQCQFAIRGFDEAKKPSASSSAKHFSDMDSLIVQVRDAFHAQSSGSSQHLNILVKGSRFMRMERVVQALLEEAKTCS; encoded by the coding sequence ATGTCTGTAATGACCACGCTCGCTCAAGTGCATGCTATGTTGCCTGGCAGCAGTCTGGTGAATATTTCCGCTGATGATGCAAAAGAGTTGGTCCTCAGTAGAGTGGGTACGGATAGCCGTCAAATTGACTCCGGTGAATTATTTATTGCATTAACGGGCGATCGCTTTGATGCGCACGATTTTTTATCGGACGTAGCTCAAGCAGGAGCGGCTGCGGCACTCATTAGCAATGTAGAAAAGTGCCCAAGTAGTTTGCCGGGGGTAAGCGTTCCTAATACACGCATAGCATTGGGTGAGCTAGCTAAAGCATGGCGTTTGAAGCATCCTATTCCTTTAGCGCTAGTGACTGGCAGTAACGGTAAAACTACCGTTAAAGAAATGATTGCCTCTATTTTTAAAGCAGCCGTTGGTGAAGATAAGACCTTGGTTACTAAAGGTAATTTGAATAACGATATAGGGCTGCCTCTCACGATACTAAAGTTAAGCGCCAGTGATCGTCTTGCCGTGGTGGAGTTAGGAATGAACCATCCTGGCGAGACAGCTCAGTTAGCTGGAATCGCACAAGCCAATATTGCCTTGATTAATAATGCCCAGAGAGAGCACCAGGAGTTTATGGCAACAGTAGCCGCTGTTGCAGAAGAGCATTCCGATGCAATACGCGCCTTACCAAAAGATGGTGTTGCTGTATTCCCGGCTGAGTCAGAGTTTGCAAATGTATGGCGTACAGCTGCTGCTGGTCGCAAGGCTCTCGACTTTATTTTGTTATCTAGCCAAGTCAATACAAAGGCAGCTGTTACTGGACAACTTTTAAGCAATGGTCATGTGCAAGTTCAAGCAGAGCAGGGGACAGTTGAGATTCAGTTAAATACATTAGGCAGCCATAACGTGCGTAATGCATTAGCCGCGAGTGCGGTGGCATTAGCCGCAGGTATAAGTCTTGAGAAAATTAAGCAAGGCCTTGAATCATTCGCTCCAGTCAATGGCCGCATGCAAGCCAAGAAGATTGATCCTAATCACACCTTAATTGACGATAGTTACAACGCTAATCCAGACTCGGTAAGGGCCGCAATTGATGCACTAAAGCAGTCTGGCAATCCATCTTGGTTGGTATTAGGAGATATGGGCGAAGTTGGTAATCAGGGCCCAGAGTTTCATCGCGAAGTGGGCGCTTACGCTGCGGAGCAAGGCATCTCTAAATTATTTGCGCTTGGTGAGCAATGCCAATTTGCGATTCGTGGATTTGATGAGGCTAAGAAGCCTTCTGCATCTTCAAGTGCAAAGCATTTCTCAGATATGGATAGTCTGATCGTGCAAGTAAGAGATGCATTTCATGCACAGTCTAGTGGCAGCAGTCAGCATTTGAATATTTTGGTTAAAGGTTCGCGATTTATGCGCATGGAGCGTGTAGTACAGGCCTTATTAGAGGAGGCTAAAACATGCTCTTGA
- the rsmH gene encoding 16S rRNA (cytosine(1402)-N(4))-methyltransferase RsmH, with the protein MNITHRPVLLAEAVTALVSSPLIQNQNTTNNVLVVDGTFGRGGHTQALLKELSSNARMISFDKDLDAIAVAKQINDPRLTIVHDSFAHMDQYAQAQSVDGILLDLGISSPQVDEAHRGFSFRRDGPLDMRMNTDQGLTAAQWLEQAPQEEITHVIKTYGEERFAFQIAKAIVAKREEGLSPKTTSELASLVASVVRTREAGQDPATRTFQALRIFINRELEDLELGLKAALNLLKPGARLAVISFHSLEDRIVKQFLQAHAKVEVPRGLPVREKDLPKSALEIISRIKPSEAEILENPRARSAIMRVAEKRIEVPA; encoded by the coding sequence ATGAACATAACTCATCGCCCAGTGTTACTGGCCGAGGCGGTGACGGCGCTAGTCAGCAGCCCGCTCATTCAAAATCAAAACACAACAAACAACGTTTTAGTAGTCGATGGAACTTTTGGGCGCGGTGGTCATACCCAAGCTTTACTCAAAGAGTTGAGCAGCAATGCGCGCATGATTTCATTCGACAAAGATTTGGATGCAATAGCAGTAGCAAAGCAAATCAACGACCCGCGTTTAACGATAGTGCACGACAGTTTTGCGCATATGGATCAGTACGCACAAGCGCAATCAGTCGATGGAATTTTGTTGGACTTAGGGATCAGCTCTCCGCAGGTCGACGAGGCGCATCGCGGGTTTTCATTTCGACGCGACGGTCCGCTCGATATGCGAATGAATACCGACCAAGGTTTAACGGCAGCACAGTGGTTAGAGCAGGCGCCGCAGGAGGAAATCACGCACGTGATTAAGACTTACGGAGAAGAACGCTTTGCATTTCAAATCGCTAAAGCCATTGTGGCTAAGCGAGAAGAGGGCTTGTCGCCAAAAACTACATCTGAATTGGCGAGCCTGGTGGCTAGTGTTGTGCGCACTCGCGAAGCTGGCCAAGATCCTGCCACAAGAACGTTTCAAGCGTTACGCATCTTTATCAATCGCGAGTTGGAAGATTTAGAGTTGGGTTTGAAAGCTGCATTGAATTTATTGAAGCCTGGCGCAAGACTTGCAGTCATTAGCTTTCACTCTCTCGAGGATCGTATCGTTAAGCAGTTCTTACAGGCGCATGCAAAAGTAGAAGTGCCACGTGGATTGCCTGTGCGCGAAAAAGATTTGCCTAAAAGCGCTTTAGAAATCATTTCACGTATAAAACCAAGCGAAGCCGAAATTCTTGAGAATCCCCGTGCTCGTTCAGCGATTATGCGTGTTGCTGAAAAGCGTATTGAGGTGCCAGCATGA
- the ftsL gene encoding cell division protein FtsL: MNRATLTLLALLLICALSLVAAQQRARKLFILQERAQIEERKLNQEWLRLEYEQRNLSKSARIRDVARNQLRMSPISPERTLYLREAK; the protein is encoded by the coding sequence ATGAATCGCGCAACCTTAACTTTGCTTGCTCTCTTGCTAATTTGCGCACTTTCACTGGTAGCTGCACAGCAACGTGCCCGTAAATTATTCATTCTCCAAGAGCGCGCGCAAATTGAAGAGCGTAAATTAAATCAAGAGTGGTTGCGTCTTGAGTATGAGCAGCGCAACCTATCTAAATCTGCCCGCATTCGTGATGTGGCACGCAATCAACTACGTATGTCCCCGATTTCTCCCGAGCGTACTTTGTATTTGAGGGAGGCTAAATGA
- the murD gene encoding UDP-N-acetylmuramoyl-L-alanine--D-glutamate ligase, whose translation MADAGYEAPARFLILGLGESGVAMAKWCLRNGGSVRFADTRDPAKFSDRQHAWLEELKFAGLKDIQFGPLSEELLGDIDVIGISPGLSPLQEPTASFLVAARKARIDVWSEIEFFARAIAALSRMAQAQEYSYETAVLAITGTNGKTTTTALTGQLCERAGKKVAVAGNISPAALEKMMSCLDGADQIEDMPDIWVLELSSFQLVYTHTLNATAATVLNLTQDHLDWHGDMQAYAEAKAKIFGDDTVCILNRDDALVMGLIPETQRVERSIVTFGSNRPDEQGAFGIEHDLRAGGIDWLVWAEVDEDVEPQPKRRRKTAAIEEDEPLRLKRLIPADALRIRGRHNALNALAALALARAAKLPMNVLLHGLRDYHGEPHRVQSIAIVKDVEYVDDSKGTNVGATVAALNGLGSNEAGKRIWLIAGGDGKGQDFSPLREPSLRFVKGAFLIGKDAEAICQALGDSIPCAVSGDLVAAVQAAAAEAVSGDLVLLSPACASLDQFKDYVERAQVFAAEVEELGMRFEGVQA comes from the coding sequence ATGGCTGATGCAGGCTATGAGGCTCCTGCACGCTTCCTTATTTTAGGATTGGGTGAATCAGGTGTGGCTATGGCGAAGTGGTGTTTACGTAACGGCGGAAGCGTTCGTTTTGCGGATACTCGAGATCCAGCTAAATTTTCTGATCGCCAGCATGCTTGGTTAGAGGAGCTAAAGTTTGCTGGATTAAAAGATATCCAGTTTGGTCCTTTGTCTGAGGAATTACTTGGGGACATTGATGTCATTGGCATCAGCCCAGGCTTATCTCCACTGCAGGAGCCAACAGCATCATTTTTAGTGGCGGCTCGTAAAGCTAGGATCGATGTTTGGAGTGAAATTGAATTTTTTGCTCGTGCAATCGCCGCCTTGAGTCGGATGGCTCAAGCTCAAGAATATAGCTACGAGACTGCGGTGTTGGCAATTACTGGCACCAATGGAAAAACTACTACTACAGCGCTTACTGGACAGTTATGCGAGCGCGCCGGCAAGAAAGTAGCTGTCGCTGGAAATATTAGCCCGGCCGCCTTAGAAAAAATGATGAGCTGTTTAGATGGGGCTGATCAGATTGAGGATATGCCTGATATTTGGGTGTTAGAGCTGTCGAGTTTTCAGTTGGTTTATACGCATACCCTTAACGCAACAGCTGCGACGGTTTTAAATCTTACCCAAGATCATCTGGATTGGCATGGTGATATGCAAGCTTATGCAGAGGCCAAGGCTAAGATATTTGGTGATGACACTGTATGCATCCTCAATAGAGATGATGCTTTGGTGATGGGTTTAATTCCTGAGACACAAAGAGTGGAAAGATCGATTGTTACCTTTGGTTCAAATCGTCCGGATGAGCAAGGTGCTTTTGGTATTGAGCATGATTTGCGAGCGGGCGGTATTGATTGGCTGGTATGGGCTGAGGTGGATGAAGATGTTGAGCCTCAACCGAAGCGTCGTCGTAAAACTGCTGCAATTGAAGAAGACGAGCCATTACGCTTGAAGCGCTTGATTCCGGCTGATGCTTTGCGTATTCGCGGTCGCCATAATGCATTAAATGCATTAGCAGCGCTTGCACTAGCGCGTGCAGCTAAGTTACCAATGAATGTCTTGTTGCATGGCTTGCGTGATTATCACGGAGAGCCACATCGAGTTCAAAGCATAGCGATCGTTAAAGATGTTGAGTATGTAGATGACAGCAAGGGCACCAATGTGGGCGCTACTGTTGCTGCATTAAATGGCCTTGGCAGTAATGAAGCCGGCAAGAGAATTTGGTTGATTGCTGGCGGTGATGGTAAGGGTCAGGATTTCAGTCCGTTGCGCGAACCATCATTACGTTTTGTTAAAGGCGCATTCTTGATCGGTAAAGATGCTGAGGCTATTTGTCAAGCGCTTGGTGACAGCATTCCTTGCGCGGTTAGTGGTGATTTGGTTGCGGCCGTCCAGGCTGCTGCTGCAGAGGCTGTATCAGGGGACTTGGTCCTGTTATCTCCTGCTTGCGCAAGCCTCGATCAATTTAAAGATTATGTAGAGCGTGCGCAGGTATTTGCTGCAGAAGTTGAAGAATTAGGGATGCGCTTTGAAGGAGTACAGGCATGA
- a CDS encoding UDP-N-acetylmuramoyl-L-alanyl-D-glutamate--2,6-diaminopimelate ligase, whose protein sequence is MRVALKIDTNHLIEHLRSMANSSAKLSADSRQIESGDIFFAYSVGHGKALCDSRQFINAALEQGAAAVVFDPLGLDGEFANHPLCFAVEGLAEKVGSLCAQWYDYPSKQLNVIGVTGTNGKTSITQWLAQSLNTNSHRTAVLGTLGAGFPGSLIQTGYTTPDAPKLQTQLKELLDAGAAQVAMEVSSHALHQDRIAGTEFNCAVFTNLTQDHLDYHGNMADYAEAKAKLFHWAELQHAVINLDDAFGRELAMNLLAKGEAKVWAYALNQQAFNGFEKFGNRLQRIYAKDSVIHGAGYDSVFTHEGVAANSLHIPLVGEFNLSNALAVWAVLLSQGYTCDEASKKVSQLTPVLGRMELIHLGKNQKTEGVLAIVDYAHTPDALEKTLQALRPIAQQRNGRIWCVFGCGGDRDAGKRPQMGGVAARYADHVLITSDNPRSEDPQAIMQMIRDGIDADAQNVRMIADRAAAIMAAIRNADPCDIVLVAGKGHETTQEISSKKFDFSDQEHIRLAAGGGV, encoded by the coding sequence ATGAGGGTGGCATTGAAAATAGATACCAATCACCTGATTGAGCACTTACGAAGCATGGCAAACTCCTCTGCCAAGTTAAGTGCGGATAGTCGCCAGATTGAATCTGGCGATATCTTTTTTGCCTATTCAGTAGGTCATGGAAAAGCGTTGTGTGATAGCCGCCAATTTATTAATGCAGCCTTAGAGCAGGGTGCAGCTGCAGTTGTGTTTGATCCATTAGGTTTGGATGGCGAATTCGCAAATCATCCTTTGTGCTTTGCTGTAGAAGGACTGGCGGAAAAAGTAGGCAGTCTTTGCGCCCAATGGTATGACTACCCTAGCAAGCAATTGAATGTGATTGGTGTCACGGGCACTAATGGCAAGACCAGCATTACTCAGTGGCTAGCCCAGTCGCTCAATACGAATTCACATCGCACCGCAGTGTTGGGAACTTTAGGGGCTGGATTTCCTGGATCTTTGATTCAGACTGGCTACACCACGCCTGATGCTCCAAAGTTGCAAACGCAGCTGAAGGAATTATTAGATGCAGGTGCTGCGCAAGTGGCGATGGAAGTTTCATCTCATGCCTTGCATCAAGACCGTATTGCGGGAACAGAATTTAATTGCGCCGTTTTCACCAATTTGACACAAGATCATTTGGATTACCACGGCAATATGGCTGACTATGCCGAAGCAAAGGCTAAATTATTTCATTGGGCCGAACTTCAACATGCTGTCATTAATTTGGATGATGCATTTGGCCGCGAATTAGCAATGAACCTTTTGGCGAAGGGCGAGGCCAAGGTTTGGGCTTATGCATTAAATCAACAAGCTTTTAATGGTTTTGAAAAGTTTGGTAATCGTTTGCAGCGTATTTATGCAAAAGATAGCGTCATTCATGGCGCTGGTTACGATTCAGTCTTTACTCATGAAGGCGTTGCTGCCAATTCTTTGCATATTCCTTTGGTAGGCGAATTTAATTTAAGTAATGCGCTTGCTGTATGGGCCGTATTGCTGAGTCAAGGCTATACGTGCGACGAGGCAAGCAAAAAAGTAAGTCAACTTACTCCAGTTTTGGGTCGCATGGAGTTAATTCATCTCGGCAAAAATCAAAAGACCGAGGGTGTATTGGCAATTGTTGACTATGCGCATACGCCAGATGCCCTTGAGAAAACATTGCAAGCATTGCGTCCAATTGCACAGCAACGTAATGGAAGAATTTGGTGTGTATTTGGATGTGGTGGAGATCGTGATGCGGGAAAACGCCCTCAAATGGGTGGTGTAGCAGCCCGTTATGCCGACCACGTATTAATTACTAGTGACAATCCGCGCTCTGAAGATCCACAAGCAATCATGCAAATGATTCGTGATGGCATTGATGCAGATGCGCAGAATGTGCGGATGATTGCTGATCGAGCCGCGGCAATTATGGCCGCAATTCGAAATGCTGATCCATGCGATATTGTTTTGGTTGCGGGCAAAGGCCACGAAACAACACAAGAAATTAGTAGCAAGAAATTTGATTTCTCTGACCAAGAGCACATTCGCTTGGCTGCGGGAGGAGGGGTCTGA
- the ftsW gene encoding putative lipid II flippase FtsW translates to MNLKDKLFPENRLGLNRFWDFSRGGIDNFRTGLRDAVSGVEQTRSRMMEYDQLLVWAVLSLMLIGLVMVYSASITLADGPKYANYSSNFFLIRHMISLVIAISVGIWAFKIPTKVWDRYSPVIFGFTVLLLIAVLIPGVGKGVNGAKRWIPLGLMNFQPSELMKFAAVIFAASYTVQRQEYLHSFVKGMLPMGIAVALVGGLLMAEPDMGAFVVVALIAFGILFLGGINAKLFGGLILVGLMSGATMIALSPFRRGRMLAFMDPWQVDNAANKGYQLTHSLMAFGRGEWFGTGLGGSVEKLHYLPEAHTDFIMAVIGEELGFVGVVVMIFLFYWIVRRAFLIGRTALQLDRSFAGLAAKGVAIWIGWQAFINMGVNLGLLPTKGLTLPLVSYGGSGILMNAVAVAMLLRIDFENRILMRGGQL, encoded by the coding sequence ATGAACTTAAAAGATAAATTGTTCCCTGAAAATCGTTTAGGCCTAAATCGTTTTTGGGATTTTTCCAGAGGCGGTATTGATAACTTCCGCACTGGCCTAAGGGATGCTGTTTCTGGTGTGGAGCAAACACGCTCTCGCATGATGGAGTACGACCAATTACTTGTATGGGCAGTTTTATCTTTGATGCTTATTGGCCTGGTGATGGTTTATTCAGCCTCTATTACTTTGGCTGATGGCCCTAAATATGCTAATTACAGCAGCAACTTCTTCTTGATTCGCCACATGATTTCTTTGGTGATTGCAATAAGCGTAGGAATATGGGCTTTTAAGATCCCTACAAAAGTTTGGGATCGCTATTCTCCAGTAATTTTCGGATTTACAGTCCTTTTATTAATTGCAGTGTTAATACCTGGAGTTGGTAAAGGCGTGAATGGCGCTAAGCGCTGGATACCTTTGGGCTTAATGAACTTTCAGCCCTCTGAGTTGATGAAATTTGCGGCAGTCATTTTTGCTGCAAGCTATACCGTGCAGCGCCAAGAATATTTGCACTCCTTTGTGAAGGGCATGCTTCCTATGGGAATTGCAGTTGCTCTAGTTGGTGGCCTCCTAATGGCTGAGCCTGATATGGGTGCATTCGTAGTGGTTGCCTTGATTGCCTTTGGCATTCTCTTTTTGGGCGGAATCAATGCAAAATTATTCGGCGGCTTGATTCTTGTTGGCTTGATGAGCGGCGCAACGATGATTGCGCTTTCTCCTTTCCGTCGTGGGCGCATGCTCGCGTTTATGGACCCATGGCAAGTTGATAACGCTGCGAATAAAGGCTATCAGTTAACGCATTCGCTGATGGCATTTGGGCGCGGGGAGTGGTTTGGTACTGGTCTAGGTGGAAGTGTAGAAAAATTACATTACCTACCAGAAGCTCATACCGACTTCATCATGGCTGTGATTGGTGAAGAGTTGGGTTTTGTTGGTGTGGTTGTAATGATTTTCTTGTTTTACTGGATCGTGCGACGCGCATTCCTGATTGGACGCACCGCCTTGCAATTGGACCGTAGTTTTGCAGGCCTTGCTGCTAAAGGTGTGGCTATTTGGATTGGCTGGCAGGCATTTATCAACATGGGTGTGAACCTGGGGCTCTTGCCCACTAAGGGGTTGACCTTGCCGTTGGTTAGCTACGGCGGCTCTGGAATTTTGATGAATGCTGTTGCGGTTGCAATGTTGTTGCGAATCGATTTTGAAAATCGCATTCTCATGCGTGGAGGGCAGTTGTGA